The Henckelia pumila isolate YLH828 unplaced genomic scaffold, ASM3356847v2 CTG_486:::fragment_2:::debris, whole genome shotgun sequence DNA window CGACCAAACTTGCATAAGTAGTTTATGTTTACTGGTTTGCTTTGTTCAATCCTGTTGTTATTGTGATAATTTTTCTGTTTACAGGCAACAAAGATCTATGCGGGGGGCCTCTAAAAGCATGTTCAGCCCCGAGCAAACTCTCGGTCGGGGCAATAGTCATCGTGGCCGTGCTAGTGGTGGTGGCCATAGCTGCCTTGATCGTCGTAGTCGTCATACTCCAGCGACGCAAGAAATCGCCGCAGCAACGTGACGAATCCATGGACTCCGCCAATTTAAAAAGAATGGAACAAGGCCAAGCTAATGCAAGCCCATCTAATTCCCCTGATCACCCCGGTCAAGCGAAGAAACCAGAGCAAGGCACAAAACTAACTTTCTTGAAAGAAGACGGGGAGAGGTTCGACATGCCGGATCTGCTGAAAGCCTCGGCGGAGATTCTGGGCAGCGGCGTGTTTGGATCCACGTACAAGACCAGCCTGAATGGAGGGAAGATGATGGTTGTAAAGAGATTCAGACACATGAATAACGTCAGCAAAGAGGAGTTCAACGAGCATATGAGGAGATTGGGGAGATTGAATCATGCCAATTTGCTTCCCATCGTGGCTTTCTATTATAGAAAAGAGGAGAAGCTGTTGGTCTCAGATTATGCGGAGAATATCAGCCTCTCTGTTCAGCTTCATGGTATGCATATCATAGTATTCTCAATATATTAATCTCAAATTCtgaataatattttagattctTTATGTATTATAGGAAATAGAACTCGTGGGGTTCCATGCCCCGATTGGCCAACACGTCTGAAAATAGTGAAAGGAATCGCCAAAGGCCTGGCCTATCTCTACAACGAACTCCCCTGCTTAACAGCACCGCATGGCCATCTGAAATCCTCCAACGTACTCCTGGATGCCAACTTCAATCCCATCCTCAGCGACTACGGATTCATCCCCATCGTCAACCAAGAACACGCCCAAGAACACATGGTGGCCTACAAATCCCCCGAGTACAAGCACACGGGCCGGATCACCAAGAAAACCGACGTCTGGAGCTTCGGAATCCTGGTCCTGGAGGTCCTCACGGGCCGGTTCCCTTCCAACTTCCTGCAACAAGGGAAGGGCACGGACACGGACTTGGCGACGTGGGTGGACTCCGTGGTGAGGGACGAGAGCAATCTGGAGCTGGTTCTGGATAGAGACATGACGGGGACGGGGAACTCTGAGGGGGAGATGATGAAGCTCTTGAGGATAGGGCTGAGTTGCTGCGAGGTGGACGTGGAGAAGAGGCCTGAGTTCAAGGAGGTCGCGGCTATGGTCGAGGAGATCAAGGAAAAAGACGAGGAGTTCTATTCGTCGTACGGCGGCGCCAGTGAAGGCGATACGAGGAGTTCCAGGGGTTTGTCCGATGATATGGTTCATGTTACGTTTAAATGATAGATGATTTGGCTCGGTTGGTTGCTAAATTTCAAACGTATCGAAAAATGGGTGCGGAAGTGgaagaaataaaagaatttCATGTATGGATTGATGATGTTTTTGGAGTTTGATTTGATGATGATaagatatatatgcatatatgttatatgtgtgtgtgttgaTTAGCGATCCATCATTTGGAAGGAGAAATTGCTAGCTAGTGATTTTGCAGTACGTATATATACTTTGgtttgttttcaattattgaaaAAACTATGGATTTATGAGATTTTAATAATGCAATAATAAATGGATGCATGTGCCatgtggtatatatatatatatatatatatatatatatatatatatatgtatatttattttatgagaacgTGAAAGTTTTGTTCTAGAAGTGATTTTGGATAGAAAAACGAGTTGTACGTGTCTTATTTTTATCAAGAAGAAGATGAAAATAAATATGCAAGTAGATACCTACTCACTAGCCAATTTTGTGCCTTCGACTCagatgaaaaattattattttttatgtgaaaatattattttttattgtaaatataaatttgatCACTTGTCTCAAGACTTAGAACCATAAAACCATATGAAATTAAATGAGAGACGATTTAGATCGGAATTTTTATCAGAGGCTTATACCAAATTAACAGATGTATACAAATAATCCTTCCACcaaatattttattgattatatgCATTTATACCATTTTACTTTTATCCTATATAGGGGTGCAAATGAACCTGTTTATGAGCTTTACGAGCCCGttcaataaatatttgattcgtattcgagcttatcgaactcgagccgaattcgaacatgttcgaactttttttcgagccgagctcgagccgaaattactctgttcgatcgttcgcgagccttaatatttaattaatataatataagtttataataatatatatacatttcgagctttcgaaccataatattcgaatagttcacgaataggttcgaatatttcgaaccgaactcgaatcgaacttcatttcgagccgaactcgagccaaaatatttgaaattatcgaacttcgaatcgagctcgaacttgaatatactcttatcgagccgaattcgaaccttaaaattttaccattattcagctcgattcggttcgtttgcaccccatTCCTACATGACCATAATATTTACAGCTTAATTAATAGATAGTCCCTTCGTATCTTCTAAACCCAACCAAGTTATAGGCAcgttttgttttcttgaaataGCAATGGTTTGTAGTCTATAATTgtttttttgttaaaattaaatactatgtATTAATGGGGAATCACttgtaaaaaaatttttggCTGATCTTGGTGAGTTTAAAGGTGATTTGGGACGAATCTCAATTCGTAACTTAATTATATTGTAATAATCATCGCTCTCGGCGAGAAAAAAACAATCAATTCAACTTCTATAAAGTCAtatttaaaatcataaaaatcaatattatcttctataccaaaatatttatttgtataACTTGAAAACTAGGGATATATATGGTTTAAACGTATTTAGTAAATGAATAACgcatttttgtttttaaaaaaaaatctgaataACACATTTATCTACATCTAAAATAAAGAAACCCCATAAAGCTCAAGTTACATATTGAATTGTTGCCgaatgaattaaattcaaatgaaATGAACCAACTTgaatacaaaattaaaattatattattcgtTTCGTGTGGTTCATCTAGGGCTGG harbors:
- the LOC140872919 gene encoding pollen receptor-like kinase 2 — protein: MIIKMSVKQIFLSHGSRVNILVFIVFLNSVTSSAVSDAEILVKFKQSLKNADALSSWDENKSPCNGDHEIWNGVLCEQGTVWGLKLENMGLKGAIDVQALAQMPNLRTISLMNNHFDGPLPDLHKITAIKTIYLSHNQFSGEIPPDTFTGMSSLKKIYLANNKLSGSIPESLVALPRLKELMLENNEFVGSIPPFPQDRLKVFNVSNNQLEGEIPNSLSGIDASAFNGNKDLCGGPLKACSAPSKLSVGAIVIVAVLVVVAIAALIVVVVILQRRKKSPQQRDESMDSANLKRMEQGQANASPSNSPDHPGQAKKPEQGTKLTFLKEDGERFDMPDLLKASAEILGSGVFGSTYKTSLNGGKMMVVKRFRHMNNVSKEEFNEHMRRLGRLNHANLLPIVAFYYRKEEKLLVSDYAENISLSVQLHGNRTRGVPCPDWPTRLKIVKGIAKGLAYLYNELPCLTAPHGHLKSSNVLLDANFNPILSDYGFIPIVNQEHAQEHMVAYKSPEYKHTGRITKKTDVWSFGILVLEVLTGRFPSNFLQQGKGTDTDLATWVDSVVRDESNLELVLDRDMTGTGNSEGEMMKLLRIGLSCCEVDVEKRPEFKEVAAMVEEIKEKDEEFYSSYGGASEGDTRSSRGLSDDMVHVTFK